The proteins below are encoded in one region of Effusibacillus dendaii:
- a CDS encoding terminase large subunit, translated as MIEELIERVVHYAQDVIDGRITACKKHRQACGRFIQDIERSQVDGYPFEFDVDELYRFYRWSRMFKHTKGILAGQAIELTDFQLFLIGNIFCWKRKESGLRRFRKAYIQLARKNAKSQLLALISSYECFISPEQSEVYIAGWGREQSSIVYNEILSQIHAAELLKGKFSDSYGRIRHTKSGSIIQPLSKEARKTGDGKNPSLAVIDEYHVHETSEIYDVLISGMVARANPLIVIITTAGFNLDVPCFTEYQYVSSILEPDSPIENDEYFVMICELDKDDDIKDEQNWIKANPIVATYEEGMDFLRGELQAALDVPEKMRNFLTKNMNLWVDQKDNGYMPMSEWRACAVTEKIDLDVRECYIGVDLSKKIDLTSIGGVIPLGDGRFYVWSHSFIPEDTLAIKRKTDKVPYDLWAKQGWLTVTPGAVVDYRFIHTHIKKLEQDNLWTIKEVCYDPYNATHFAQEMESDGYTMVEIRQGVRTLSEPTKFLRELVLSRKLIHDDNPVLTWSVGNAVVRQDHNENIMLDKDKSTDRIDPIAALINAMVRAMLDEDTTSVYEDRGIILL; from the coding sequence GTGATCGAAGAACTTATTGAACGCGTTGTTCACTATGCGCAAGATGTTATTGACGGACGGATTACAGCCTGTAAGAAGCATCGACAGGCGTGCGGGAGATTCATACAAGACATCGAACGCAGTCAGGTGGACGGATATCCATTCGAGTTCGATGTAGATGAATTATATAGGTTCTATCGCTGGTCACGGATGTTTAAACATACGAAAGGCATATTAGCAGGGCAGGCAATCGAGTTGACGGACTTTCAGTTATTTCTTATCGGGAACATTTTCTGCTGGAAACGAAAGGAAAGCGGATTAAGAAGATTCCGCAAGGCTTATATCCAGTTAGCGCGAAAGAACGCAAAGTCTCAACTGCTGGCTTTGATCTCCAGCTATGAGTGCTTCATCTCGCCGGAACAGTCGGAAGTGTATATTGCTGGTTGGGGCCGGGAGCAGTCCAGTATCGTTTATAACGAAATCCTGTCACAGATCCATGCAGCAGAGTTGTTGAAAGGCAAATTCTCAGACTCATACGGACGGATTCGGCATACGAAAAGTGGTAGCATCATCCAACCGCTGTCAAAAGAGGCACGTAAGACTGGCGATGGTAAAAATCCAAGCCTGGCCGTGATTGATGAGTACCACGTCCACGAAACAAGCGAGATTTATGATGTTCTAATCTCTGGTATGGTGGCCCGTGCGAATCCGCTAATTGTGATTATTACAACTGCCGGATTCAATCTTGATGTGCCTTGTTTCACGGAATATCAGTACGTGTCAAGTATTCTCGAACCTGATTCTCCAATTGAAAATGACGAGTATTTCGTTATGATCTGTGAGTTGGATAAGGATGACGACATCAAAGACGAACAGAATTGGATCAAGGCCAATCCGATTGTAGCTACCTATGAGGAAGGTATGGACTTCTTACGAGGCGAACTACAAGCGGCGCTCGATGTGCCGGAAAAGATGCGGAACTTCCTGACCAAAAACATGAATCTCTGGGTTGATCAGAAGGACAACGGATACATGCCGATGAGCGAATGGCGTGCTTGTGCAGTTACAGAAAAGATCGATCTTGACGTGCGGGAATGCTACATCGGCGTAGACTTATCCAAGAAAATAGACTTAACCAGTATCGGCGGCGTTATCCCGTTGGGGGATGGCCGTTTTTATGTTTGGTCACATAGCTTTATCCCGGAAGATACGCTGGCAATAAAGCGTAAGACAGATAAAGTTCCGTATGATCTATGGGCGAAACAAGGTTGGCTGACGGTAACGCCGGGTGCTGTAGTAGACTATCGATTTATCCATACGCACATCAAAAAACTAGAGCAAGATAATCTCTGGACCATCAAAGAAGTCTGCTATGACCCATACAATGCAACTCATTTCGCACAAGAAATGGAATCGGATGGATACACGATGGTGGAGATCCGACAAGGGGTTCGTACACTTTCTGAACCTACAAAATTTTTGCGGGAATTGGTACTGTCGAGGAAACTCATTCATGACGACAACCCAGTACTTACTTGGTCGGTAGGGAATGCGGTTGTACGACAAGACCACAACGAGAATATCATGTTAGACAAAGACAAGTCCACAGATCGGATTGACCCGATTGCGGCGCTTATAAACGCTATGGTCAGGGCTATGCTTGATGAGGACACCACATCGGTTTATGAAGATCGCGGCATAATTCTGCTGTGA
- a CDS encoding HK97-gp10 family putative phage morphogenesis protein: MSVEVDGLQQLFSGLDRLSDEMRDAIWKQIKQSAKELRKDAQSRAPARADQRLKKSIRVQYDEDALEAVIGPKVFYAHFLEFGTVQQPAQPYMTPAFENQKSKYLDALKRTVEGLL; this comes from the coding sequence ATGTCGGTAGAAGTAGACGGCTTACAACAACTGTTTTCTGGTCTGGATCGGCTGTCTGACGAAATGCGGGATGCCATCTGGAAGCAGATCAAACAGTCGGCCAAAGAGTTGCGAAAGGATGCTCAATCTCGCGCTCCGGCAAGGGCGGATCAACGCCTGAAAAAAAGTATCCGTGTGCAGTATGACGAGGACGCTTTAGAGGCTGTCATCGGCCCGAAAGTGTTTTACGCGCACTTTTTGGAGTTTGGAACCGTCCAGCAACCGGCACAACCTTACATGACACCGGCATTTGAGAACCAAAAGTCAAAATATCTGGACGCTCTCAAGCGAACCGTGGAGGGATTGCTGTGA
- a CDS encoding HK97 family phage prohead protease encodes MKIERREIPISDVEVRTTEGQNTVISGYAARFDKLSVPLWGFREQIRKGAFENSVRNNNVKALWNHNSDIPLGSTKNGTLKLQEDDQGLRFELELPESNWGQFAAEAIRRGDVEGVSFGFQVKKDEWDKSDPKNVIRTLVEVDLIEISPTPFPAYPQTSVGVRSLQEVFEENVKIPPETPQRSLEVLKKRIDLAEKAV; translated from the coding sequence GTGAAGATTGAACGTCGTGAAATACCGATATCAGACGTAGAAGTTAGGACAACCGAAGGACAAAACACCGTAATTTCCGGTTACGCGGCCCGTTTTGACAAATTATCAGTTCCGTTGTGGGGGTTTCGGGAGCAGATTCGCAAAGGAGCTTTCGAAAACTCTGTCAGAAACAACAATGTGAAGGCGCTATGGAACCACAATTCGGACATTCCGCTGGGAAGCACAAAAAACGGAACCCTGAAACTGCAAGAGGACGATCAAGGTTTGCGTTTTGAATTGGAACTTCCGGAGTCGAATTGGGGGCAATTTGCTGCCGAAGCAATAAGGCGCGGCGATGTGGAAGGTGTTTCCTTTGGTTTTCAGGTCAAAAAAGACGAGTGGGACAAATCTGACCCGAAAAACGTCATCCGAACACTGGTCGAAGTAGACTTGATCGAGATTAGCCCGACTCCTTTTCCCGCGTACCCACAAACAAGCGTTGGAGTTCGCTCTTTGCAAGAGGTGTTTGAAGAAAACGTCAAAATACCACCTGAAACACCGCAAAGAAGCCTTGAAGTATTGAAAAAACGTATAGATTTGGCTGAAAAAGCCGTCTAA
- a CDS encoding RusA family crossover junction endodeoxyribonuclease produces MKITIPGTLPTMNEIIDVCKKHWAKYYDMKTINTYVVKFAAKNLPHMKRINLTIHWYCKDKRQDKDNIMAGTKFILDGLKEAGVIENDGWKQIGDINNRFYVDKENPRIEVEVEEIA; encoded by the coding sequence ATGAAGATCACCATTCCCGGCACATTGCCAACTATGAACGAGATTATTGACGTGTGTAAGAAGCATTGGGCGAAATACTACGACATGAAAACCATCAACACGTACGTAGTTAAATTTGCAGCAAAGAATCTACCGCACATGAAACGGATTAACCTCACGATTCACTGGTACTGCAAAGACAAGCGTCAGGACAAAGACAACATCATGGCCGGCACAAAGTTTATATTGGACGGATTGAAAGAAGCCGGCGTAATCGAAAATGACGGATGGAAACAGATCGGAGATATAAACAATCGCTTTTACGTGGATAAGGAAAATCCAAGAATTGAAGTGGAAGTGGAGGAGATTGCATGA
- a CDS encoding major tail protein, with protein sequence MALSHTIKLMELSDAKIAQLTSDSGASPAYSASVDLPGITKITLSPKADMKKLYGDSALLDVYQKTTEVELDIECSLLSLDALKVMMGGTVTDAGTTPSQTTTYSLQATNSTPPYFKLEGQWTYAGDGIGDGHVVLYKCKVTDPPQIDLNDASGNYGTVKFKAIALPATSNGKWFDLVLNETKTAIS encoded by the coding sequence ATGGCATTGAGCCACACAATCAAACTGATGGAGCTGTCTGATGCAAAAATTGCGCAACTAACATCGGACAGCGGAGCTTCACCAGCTTATTCTGCATCAGTTGATCTTCCTGGCATCACAAAAATTACATTGTCACCGAAAGCAGACATGAAAAAGCTGTACGGAGACAGTGCGCTTCTCGATGTATACCAAAAAACAACGGAAGTGGAGCTGGACATTGAGTGTTCGCTGCTTTCTCTTGATGCGCTGAAAGTCATGATGGGCGGCACGGTCACAGATGCGGGTACGACTCCAAGCCAGACCACAACCTACTCATTGCAAGCGACGAACAGCACGCCGCCGTATTTCAAACTGGAAGGCCAATGGACATATGCGGGTGACGGTATTGGAGACGGACACGTTGTACTGTACAAGTGCAAAGTCACTGACCCGCCGCAGATCGATCTGAACGACGCATCCGGCAACTACGGTACTGTGAAGTTCAAGGCTATCGCACTGCCTGCCACATCGAACGGAAAGTGGTTCGATCTGGTACTGAACGAAACGAAAACGGCGATTTCGTAA
- a CDS encoding phage portal protein: MRSAISALANPQSWLIETLGGGQVKSGVRVNEWTAMQSTAVFACVRILAESVASLPLPVYERLQGGGKQRAPNHPLYRVLHDMPNPEMTSFAFRETMMAHVLLWGNAYAEIERDGAGRIVALWPLLPDRTQVYRNMQTLQLEYLTVLPDGRQIILPAFQVLHIPGLGFNGIVGHSPIRMAREAVGLALATEEFGARFFGNGAQLNGVLEHPGKLGDTAHKNLRESFDEKYSGLSQSHRVMILEEGMKYNRIGIPPEDAQFLQTRKFQIAEIARLYRVPLHMLQDLERATNNNIEHQSLEFVVHSLRPWLVRWEQAILSKLLTPQEQDIYFAEFLVDGLLRGDIKSRYDAYAVGRQNGWLSADDIREMENMNPLPDGKGKIYLVNGNMVPTDQAGQQTQTGQQTQTG, translated from the coding sequence TTGCGGTCAGCCATATCCGCGCTTGCAAATCCACAATCTTGGCTGATTGAAACGCTTGGCGGCGGACAAGTCAAATCGGGCGTAAGAGTCAATGAATGGACAGCCATGCAATCCACGGCTGTTTTTGCTTGTGTTCGTATTCTAGCTGAGTCAGTCGCATCGCTCCCCTTGCCGGTTTACGAACGGTTGCAAGGTGGTGGAAAGCAAAGGGCACCGAACCATCCTTTGTATCGAGTGCTTCACGACATGCCAAACCCAGAAATGACATCTTTTGCTTTCCGAGAAACCATGATGGCGCATGTGTTGCTGTGGGGTAACGCATACGCTGAAATTGAACGGGACGGTGCCGGTCGAATTGTTGCTTTATGGCCTTTGCTACCGGATCGAACGCAAGTGTACCGTAATATGCAGACTCTACAGTTGGAATATTTAACCGTTTTGCCGGATGGTAGACAGATCATTTTGCCTGCTTTTCAGGTGCTGCATATACCGGGACTTGGGTTTAACGGAATTGTTGGTCATTCTCCAATTCGTATGGCAAGAGAAGCGGTCGGATTGGCGTTAGCAACGGAGGAATTTGGCGCACGATTCTTTGGAAACGGAGCGCAGTTGAACGGTGTTCTCGAACATCCTGGTAAGCTGGGAGACACTGCTCATAAAAATTTGAGAGAGTCTTTTGACGAAAAATATTCCGGGCTGTCTCAATCTCACCGCGTGATGATTCTGGAAGAAGGCATGAAGTACAACCGGATCGGGATTCCTCCGGAAGATGCACAGTTTTTGCAGACAAGGAAGTTCCAAATTGCAGAAATTGCCCGTTTGTACCGCGTGCCACTTCATATGTTGCAGGACTTGGAACGTGCGACGAACAACAATATCGAGCATCAATCTCTGGAATTTGTGGTTCATAGTCTTAGGCCTTGGTTGGTACGGTGGGAGCAGGCGATATTATCAAAATTGCTGACACCGCAAGAACAGGACATATACTTTGCGGAATTTCTGGTTGACGGGTTATTACGCGGGGACATCAAAAGCCGATATGATGCCTATGCCGTTGGACGACAAAATGGTTGGTTGAGTGCCGATGACATTCGCGAGATGGAAAACATGAACCCGCTTCCGGATGGAAAAGGAAAAATCTACCTTGTAAATGGAAATATGGTGCCAACAGATCAAGCCGGTCAACAAACTCAAACCGGACAACAAACTCAAACAGGTTGA
- a CDS encoding RNA polymerase subunit sigma-24 — translation MQAVQDNYDRIEAQVIEQLSEYNTIVGRIKILEKYPIGNGLYLTEPYSEDDKLQALHKQLKGLPSHMYLSRREQKLESVANAYITRHPAGTKSQLYEVKSVRTLDDDDKKLLKELGSKIEKVIDARHGTVDGYEGALQRVAELQELQQKKEWIDDILKTMAEYKPHYSELLILRYIQCKDVEAVCNQIPTSRANYKRWRPMAIKEYAKLAGIE, via the coding sequence ATGCAGGCAGTACAGGACAACTATGATCGCATCGAGGCACAGGTAATTGAGCAGTTGAGCGAGTACAACACGATTGTAGGCAGGATCAAGATTTTGGAGAAGTACCCGATTGGGAACGGTTTATATCTGACCGAACCCTACAGCGAGGATGACAAATTGCAGGCCCTTCATAAGCAGTTGAAGGGTCTCCCCTCCCACATGTATTTGAGCCGGAGAGAACAGAAACTAGAGAGCGTGGCAAACGCATATATAACCCGGCATCCGGCAGGCACAAAAAGCCAGTTGTACGAGGTAAAAAGTGTTCGGACGCTGGATGATGATGACAAAAAGCTGCTCAAAGAGCTGGGTAGCAAGATTGAAAAGGTGATTGATGCTAGGCATGGAACTGTCGATGGGTATGAGGGGGCATTACAAAGGGTTGCGGAGTTGCAAGAGTTGCAGCAGAAGAAAGAGTGGATTGACGATATTCTTAAAACAATGGCGGAATACAAGCCGCATTACAGTGAATTGCTTATTCTTCGCTATATCCAATGCAAAGATGTAGAGGCGGTTTGTAACCAAATCCCGACTTCAAGAGCCAACTACAAACGGTGGAGGCCAATGGCGATTAAGGAATATGCCAAATTAGCAGGAATTGAATGA
- a CDS encoding HNH endonuclease — protein MPCRPKKPCSHPRCPELTTERYCDTHRKQEHRSYKQRRTDKEEQAFYNSKEWRVLRSMKLRRDPLCEECQRQGRLIPAVLVDHIQPIKQGGARLDMDNLQSLCRACHNAKTAAERG, from the coding sequence ATGCCATGCAGACCGAAAAAGCCATGTAGTCATCCACGTTGTCCTGAACTAACAACGGAACGGTACTGTGACACCCACCGCAAACAAGAGCATCGATCATACAAACAAAGGCGTACGGATAAAGAGGAGCAAGCCTTTTACAATAGCAAAGAGTGGCGTGTACTCCGTAGCATGAAGCTACGACGAGATCCGCTATGTGAAGAGTGCCAACGGCAAGGCAGACTGATACCTGCTGTGCTAGTCGATCATATTCAACCGATCAAGCAAGGTGGCGCAAGGCTGGATATGGACAACCTACAGAGCTTATGCAGAGCCTGCCACAACGCCAAGACGGCGGCAGAGCGGGGATAG
- a CDS encoding phage major capsid protein: protein MRNIIEMRQQRAALVQQARDILNKAESENRDLTAEETQEYDRIMADVDRRAAEIEREERLQGIENELTRSSRTVVVDPNAVPNQQRADQKLHETDEYRSAFWQAVRQGQNALDHEQVRMLLDPEVRALVTQTNTAGGYLVPNEFERTLVEKLLPFNVMRGLATVITTSSGTTQIPVESDFGTAQWIGEGAAYTDTDSTFAQVTLSAYKLTTMIKVSEELLNDSAFNIDNYVASAFARRMGTTEEAAFVNGDGTGKPTGVVSGATQGKVGATGQTTSVTVDDIIDLYHSLKRPYRPTATWMLADATAKAIRKLKDSTGQFIWQPGLQAGQPDRLLSRPVAISDNVPAMAASAKSILFGDFSYYWIADRQGTVMQRLSELYAANGQVGFRMFKRTDGKLILPEAVVYYQNSAT, encoded by the coding sequence GTGAGAAATATCATCGAAATGCGCCAACAGCGTGCCGCATTGGTACAGCAAGCGAGAGACATTCTGAACAAGGCAGAATCAGAAAATCGGGACCTGACAGCCGAGGAAACGCAGGAATATGACCGCATTATGGCAGATGTTGACCGTCGTGCGGCTGAAATTGAGCGCGAAGAACGCTTGCAAGGCATCGAAAACGAATTAACTCGCAGCAGTCGCACGGTTGTGGTTGATCCGAACGCCGTACCGAACCAACAAAGAGCAGATCAAAAGCTGCATGAAACGGACGAATATCGTTCTGCTTTCTGGCAAGCGGTCCGTCAAGGTCAAAACGCGCTAGATCATGAACAAGTTCGCATGCTTCTTGATCCAGAAGTACGCGCGTTGGTTACGCAAACCAATACAGCGGGCGGCTACTTGGTGCCGAACGAGTTTGAAAGGACGCTGGTTGAAAAATTGCTTCCTTTCAATGTTATGCGCGGACTGGCAACTGTCATTACAACCAGTAGCGGAACTACGCAGATTCCTGTTGAGTCTGATTTTGGAACGGCGCAATGGATCGGCGAAGGTGCGGCGTATACAGACACTGATTCAACCTTCGCACAAGTGACTTTGAGCGCTTATAAACTGACAACCATGATCAAAGTCAGTGAGGAATTACTCAATGATTCCGCGTTCAACATTGACAATTACGTGGCTTCCGCATTTGCTCGTCGTATGGGTACTACGGAAGAGGCCGCTTTCGTCAATGGCGACGGAACCGGCAAGCCGACAGGCGTTGTATCTGGTGCCACACAAGGAAAGGTTGGGGCAACAGGTCAAACCACGTCTGTAACGGTGGATGATATCATCGACTTGTATCACTCGCTCAAACGGCCATACCGTCCGACTGCTACATGGATGTTGGCGGACGCAACGGCAAAAGCCATCCGTAAGCTGAAAGATTCCACCGGTCAGTTCATCTGGCAACCAGGATTGCAGGCAGGTCAACCGGATCGTCTTTTGTCTCGTCCGGTAGCCATTTCTGACAACGTACCGGCGATGGCGGCATCCGCGAAATCGATTCTGTTTGGCGACTTCTCGTACTACTGGATTGCAGACCGACAAGGAACGGTTATGCAGCGTCTGTCGGAATTGTACGCAGCAAACGGACAAGTTGGTTTCCGGATGTTCAAGCGTACAGACGGCAAACTGATTCTGCCGGAAGCAGTAGTGTACTATCAAAACAGCGCAACCTAA
- a CDS encoding DUF3168 domain-containing protein, with protein MKSALGILQTAIYSRLKSSSTLTSKAPIFDAVPENQPFPYVTLGDETASDWMLPALQTGQEVVTDVHIWSRYPGYKETKDLMSLVIQTLTEPPLTLDGGFHISYARVDFQETFRDPDGITRHGVVRFRFKIA; from the coding sequence GTGAAGTCGGCTCTTGGAATACTCCAAACGGCGATTTACAGCCGCCTTAAAAGTAGCTCTACACTCACATCCAAAGCACCCATTTTCGACGCAGTTCCCGAAAATCAGCCGTTTCCGTATGTAACGCTTGGAGACGAAACGGCAAGCGACTGGATGCTTCCGGCGCTTCAAACCGGTCAGGAAGTTGTGACAGACGTGCATATTTGGAGCAGATATCCGGGTTACAAAGAAACAAAAGATTTGATGAGCCTGGTCATTCAGACTCTTACCGAACCGCCGTTAACTCTTGATGGCGGTTTTCATATTTCATACGCCAGAGTGGATTTTCAGGAGACGTTTCGCGATCCGGACGGGATTACTCGTCACGGTGTGGTTCGTTTCCGTTTCAAAATTGCATAG
- a CDS encoding DUF7302 family protein → MKVKMLTSIAAEDWSYAIGETVDLDDEQAAAWIESGLAETADAEQVKKAPARKKAGDANGAEADNSTNGGTDSAE, encoded by the coding sequence ATGAAAGTAAAAATGCTGACAAGTATCGCAGCAGAAGATTGGTCATATGCGATCGGCGAGACAGTGGATTTGGACGACGAGCAGGCCGCTGCATGGATAGAAAGCGGACTCGCGGAAACTGCGGATGCCGAACAAGTCAAGAAAGCACCGGCTCGCAAGAAAGCAGGTGATGCAAATGGCGCTGAAGCTGATAACAGCACCAACGGAGGAACCGATAGCGCTGAATGA
- a CDS encoding phage terminase small subunit P27 family: MGRKAQPIALQLLKGNKNRLTKQEIEHRQSIEEKLKPKKDAVKPPVWLNDVAKKEFKRIAKELMELDLITNVDINALAAYCDAYSDYVECTKIIQDEGLMVEYTNKAAETNKVPHPLLTKKKQLHEQMKSLATEFGLTPSSRAKLAMPKLDEKPKSEEERMFGDAL; the protein is encoded by the coding sequence ATGGGACGAAAAGCACAGCCGATTGCACTGCAACTGCTCAAAGGCAACAAAAACAGACTCACCAAGCAGGAGATCGAGCATCGGCAATCGATCGAGGAAAAACTTAAACCTAAAAAAGATGCTGTTAAACCTCCCGTCTGGCTGAATGACGTTGCTAAAAAAGAGTTCAAGCGAATCGCTAAAGAGTTGATGGAGCTTGATCTGATTACAAACGTGGACATTAACGCGTTGGCGGCATATTGTGACGCTTACTCCGACTACGTGGAGTGTACAAAGATCATCCAGGACGAAGGACTGATGGTCGAGTATACCAACAAGGCGGCTGAGACAAACAAAGTCCCTCACCCCCTGTTGACGAAAAAGAAGCAACTGCATGAGCAGATGAAGTCGCTAGCAACAGAGTTCGGTTTGACACCATCCTCAAGAGCAAAACTTGCCATGCCGAAGCTGGATGAAAAACCGAAGTCCGAAGAAGAACGAATGTTTGGTGATGCATTGTGA
- a CDS encoding head-tail connector protein has translation MALKLITAPTEEPIALNDVKGYLRIDGTDFDALLTGLIKAAREYCEAFQNRAYVTQTWEMSLDAFPDLPLKLPKPPLQSVVSVKYTDQNGVESVFAPSNYLVDPVSEPGRLAFAYGKSWPSVTLQPVNAVKIQFVAGYGAAAAVPQAVKTAMMLYIAHRFENPDGDDVPEAVHSLLWAERVVPV, from the coding sequence ATGGCGCTGAAGCTGATAACAGCACCAACGGAGGAACCGATAGCGCTGAATGATGTAAAAGGCTACTTGCGCATTGACGGAACCGACTTCGACGCTCTGTTGACCGGTCTAATTAAAGCAGCCAGAGAATACTGTGAAGCATTCCAGAATCGTGCATACGTCACGCAAACATGGGAAATGTCACTGGATGCGTTTCCAGACCTGCCTTTGAAGCTGCCAAAGCCGCCGTTGCAGTCGGTTGTGAGCGTGAAATACACCGATCAAAACGGCGTTGAAAGCGTATTTGCACCATCCAATTACCTTGTAGATCCAGTGTCCGAACCCGGCAGACTTGCGTTCGCCTATGGAAAAAGCTGGCCATCCGTCACACTTCAACCGGTAAACGCGGTAAAAATCCAGTTTGTAGCAGGTTATGGTGCAGCTGCAGCAGTTCCGCAAGCGGTCAAAACAGCCATGATGCTCTATATCGCGCATCGATTTGAGAATCCGGACGGAGACGATGTACCGGAGGCGGTTCATTCGCTTCTCTGGGCGGAGAGAGTGGTGCCAGTATGA
- a CDS encoding sigma factor: MNLNELAVQAKTDERAFERLLNNGVRWMIREKAKNYAWIDGYDEAYQMARLAVWEAVNSYDPGRESGFYNFAVRVITMRMVDYGRSCFRDKHKFIRRAEPLEWEDEFGEIVHHPEAFYELNFNAGVFRQECIQTIRDAGLTELEKVALQKWIDRESYECSKSLDNAIQRVKRKLRKNERLQQLYQEIG; encoded by the coding sequence ATGAATTTAAACGAACTGGCTGTACAAGCCAAAACAGACGAGAGGGCATTTGAGAGGCTATTGAATAACGGGGTACGCTGGATGATCCGAGAAAAAGCGAAAAACTATGCCTGGATAGATGGCTACGACGAGGCATATCAAATGGCAAGACTTGCGGTGTGGGAAGCGGTGAACAGTTATGATCCGGGAAGAGAATCTGGCTTTTACAACTTCGCTGTCCGAGTTATCACAATGCGCATGGTGGATTATGGACGCTCGTGCTTTCGCGATAAGCACAAGTTTATTCGGCGAGCTGAACCGTTGGAATGGGAGGATGAATTCGGGGAGATTGTCCATCATCCGGAAGCATTTTACGAGTTAAACTTTAACGCAGGTGTTTTTCGTCAAGAGTGCATCCAAACCATCCGAGATGCAGGATTGACGGAACTTGAAAAAGTGGCATTGCAGAAATGGATAGATCGTGAATCGTATGAGTGCTCCAAAAGTTTGGATAATGCGATACAGAGAGTCAAAAGAAAACTCCGGAAAAACGAACGGCTACAACAACTGTATCAAGAAATCGGGTGA
- a CDS encoding phage head closure protein, with product MKIGLLRNRVTIQKLTQTDDGMGGYTEGWGVVATVYASVHPLKGRELFDAQQVREHMTHRVTIRYRVDVTPDMRVLFGAKVFNIRSVINVESKNRELQLLCEEV from the coding sequence ATGAAAATTGGACTGCTAAGAAACCGCGTGACAATCCAAAAACTGACGCAAACGGATGACGGCATGGGCGGATATACGGAAGGATGGGGAGTCGTTGCGACTGTTTATGCATCTGTCCATCCGCTAAAAGGACGGGAACTATTTGACGCACAGCAGGTACGGGAGCATATGACGCACCGCGTGACAATCCGGTATCGCGTAGACGTTACGCCAGATATGCGGGTTCTGTTTGGCGCAAAGGTGTTTAACATCCGGTCTGTTATCAATGTAGAGTCCAAAAACAGGGAACTGCAACTGCTTTGCGAGGAGGTGTGA